In Candidatus Scalindua japonica, the genomic stretch TGTCCGATTATAAGCAACTATCATATTTTTAAACTAAACGTTTCTGGAAGTATATAAAAGCATGACAAACGCTTTTTCTTGGCGTGATTTTTTTTACTTCCAGAAATTTCAATATTTGAAAGGAATTCTTATAAATGCTTAGAAAATTTGTGTCTTAGTATTTGTAATATGTTTTTTACATCGGGATGCACTCTTTAAAAAAGAAACCAGAAAAAACTTTTTACAAATACGGCAAAAAAACAAGAATTTTACTTCCATGATTTTTTAGTAATAAAACGGAAAAGGAAATCACAAACCCCCTTTTCATTTACGTTTTTTATCAATGCTTTTAAACTAAAGGTTTCTGGAAGTATATAAAAGCATGACAAAAACGCCTTATCTTTGGCGTGATTTTTTTTACTTACAGAAATTTCAATATTAAAAAGAAAGTCCTATAAATGCTTAGAAAAATCTGTGTCTTAGTATTTGTAATATGTTTTTTTACTCCGGGATGCGCTCTTTTAGATAAGAAACCAGAGAAAAAACTTTTTACAAATACGGCTAAAACTAAAAATGTCGAAAACTGGCAATGGAAGGTCAAAGATGGCAAGGCAAAGGAATTTGAAAAAGGTGCAATTGATGTTGATATGCAGTTTGAGAAAGTGAAACTCAAAGATGTTGTCAGTCTCTTGATGGGTATTATCAAAGAGAATTTCATTATTGTTGATGATCTTATCGGTTCTGTAGATATTGAAATTAAAGGCAAGTTCAAAAGAGATGAAATCATGAAAATGGTTCGCACTGTTCTAAATAGCAAAAACTATCAACTGATAAAAAACGGTGCATTATATGGAATTCATAACAATGAAAACCTGAATGATCTTAATATCCAGATTTCACCGGATGACTCAAAAAATGTGTATCTCTATCGCCTTCAATATGAAAGCTCTGAAAATCTTAAATCCTTACTGAATGATGTCTTCCCGGAAATTACAATTACAGAAAATAGAAGTATCAATGTATTAATCATTAAGGCCAGTATAGAAGACTATCAAAAAGTTAAAGATGTAATTAAAACATTTGATAAACGTCCAAAGCAAGTACTGGTCGAATTTACTATTATGGAAGTCACTTTGAATGATGCTCTTCAATATGGTGTCGAGTACTTCTTTAACACGAACAATAATAGAGGCGGCCAAGTATCTTTGCTAACAGAGGGAATAACGTCTTTAGCCTCTGGTCTTTCCGGGAAAGGTCTCAAGGCTTTTACTTTCCACAGAGATGTAAACTCTTTCATCACCATTCTAAATTCTGAAAGTAAAGTAGAGATACTTTCAAAACCTCATGTATTGGTCCAGGACGGA encodes the following:
- a CDS encoding type II secretion system protein GspD; the protein is MLRKICVLVFVICFFTPGCALLDKKPEKKLFTNTAKTKNVENWQWKVKDGKAKEFEKGAIDVDMQFEKVKLKDVVSLLMGIIKENFIIVDDLIGSVDIEIKGKFKRDEIMKMVRTVLNSKNYQLIKNGALYGIHNNENLNDLNIQISPDDSKNVYLYRLQYESSENLKSLLNDVFPEITITENRSINVLIIKASIEDYQKVKDVIKTFDKRPKQVLVEFTIMEVTLNDALQYGVEYFFNTNNNRGGQVSLLTEGITSLASGLSGKGLKAFTFHRDVNSFITILNSESKVEILSKPHVLVQDGQTSVIKIGRSEPIRKGTSVSENGLRSENIEYRDVGVILNVKVDVEENNVVKLYLSQEISDIIQTVQNPLIDSPSFTKNSLEMTTLINDGQKIYVGGLMENSTNKKTRKIPLLGDIPYLGKMFRSEDTNKTKTELILLLSVEILFNEKDFENQKLKFVRKI